The Candidatus Zixiibacteriota bacterium genome contains the following window.
CAAGAAGTAGTACTTCCGGGTCATGAACCAGATTACAACTTAAGGCCAGTTTCTGTTTCATACCTCCTGAAAGCGCCCCGGCCCGACGCCGGGCAAACGGCCCCAGCCCTGAAAATGAATACAATTTTTCCATCCGGCTTTCCAGAATATGCCTGTCCAGTCCGAACAGACCGGCATAAAACTTCATATTTTCCTCGACCGACAGGTCAGGGTAAAGCGAAAATGCCTGAGGCATATATCCCAGGTGCGGTTTTATACGGTCGAATTCCCGGACGTGGTCATAGCCGGCGATCCGAACCTCACCCTTTTCGAAGTTGATCAGGTTGCATACTGCCCGAAAAATGGAGGTTTTTCCGGCTCCATCGGGACCGACCAGGGCGAGTATTTCCCCCCGGTCAACAATGAAATCAAAATCATCGACTGCTTTTAGAGTGCCGTACTTGACTGTAAGATGACTTGCTTCGATCATCATGGAATCGTTACCATCACCGGCATACCGATTTTCAAGCGTTCTTCGGGATTGGATATGGTTATTTTAACGGCGTAGAC
Protein-coding sequences here:
- a CDS encoding ABC transporter ATP-binding protein, giving the protein MMIEASHLTVKYGTLKAVDDFDFIVDRGEILALVGPDGAGKTSIFRAVCNLINFEKGEVRIAGYDHVREFDRIKPHLGYMPQAFSLYPDLSVEENMKFYAGLFGLDRHILESRMEKLYSFSGLGPFARRRAGALSGGMKQKLALSCNLVHDPEVLLLDEPTTGVDPLSRRQFWSILKDLRESGSAIVVSTPYMDEVELADRAIFIHKGRKLAEGTPRELTAMFRGYVYLVEMVPSSEYMSRLNSLDGSYARRFGSSIHLYTDDEQSADNLAERLNAIDLKPTGIKQINPELEDVFIQLMGS